The following proteins are encoded in a genomic region of Triticum dicoccoides isolate Atlit2015 ecotype Zavitan chromosome 1B, WEW_v2.0, whole genome shotgun sequence:
- the LOC119345533 gene encoding tubby-like F-box protein 8: MSFRSIVRDVRDGFGSLSRRSFDVTISGLSGLTGHHRGKCQSTVHELRDADLIVQESRWASLPPELLSDVIRRLEASESTWPSRKHVVSCAAVCKAWREMCREIVTSPEFCGKLTFPVSLKQPGPRDGMIQCFIKRDKSKSTYHLYLCLTNAVLVENGKFLLSAKRIRRTTCTEYVISMDAENISRSSSTYIGKLRSNFLGTKFIVYDTQPPYNGAIVPSIGRSSRRFNSKKVSPKVPSGSYNIAQVSYELNVLGTRGPRRMNCIMHSIPASSVEPGGIVPGQPDQIMPRALEDSFRSMSSFSKSSIMDRSTDFSSSRYFSSSRFLSDIAGGAISRDEDGENKERPLVLRNKVPRWHEQLQCWCLNFRGRVTIASVKNFQLIAAPSQPAPPPAGAPTPTPAPSQPAPAPEQDKIILQFGKVSKDMFTMDYRYPLSAFQAFAMCLSSFDTKLACE, encoded by the exons ATGTCGTTCCGCAGCATAGTTCGTGATGTCAGGGACGGTTTCGGCAGCCTGTCGAGGCGGAGCTTCGACGTGACCATCTCCGGCCTCTCCGGCCTCACCGGGCACCACAGGGGCAAGTGCCAGAGCACGGTGCACGAGCTCCGCGACGCCGATCTCATAGTCCAGGAGAGCCGCTGGGCTAGCCTCCCTCCGGAGCTCCTCAGCGACGTGATCCGGAGGCTGGAGGCAAGCGAGAGCACCTGGCCGTCGCGCAAGCATGTGGTGTCCTGCGCGGCCGTTTGCAAGGCCTGGAGGGAGATGTGCAGGGAGATCGTGACGAGCCCGGAGTTTTGTGGAAAGCTCACCTTCCCCGTCTCTCTGAAGCAG CCTGGCCCTCGAGATGGAATGATTCAATGTTTTATAAAGCGAGATAAATCAAAGTCTACCTATCATCTCTACTTGTGCCTGACTAATG CGGTACTTGTGGAGAATGGCAAGTTCCTCTTGTCTGCTAAAAGGATCCGCAGGACAACCTGCACAGAATATGTTATCTCAATGGATGCTGAAAACATCTCAAGATCAAGCAGCACCTATATTGGAAAACTGAG GTCAAACTTCCTTGGCACAAAATTCATAGTCTACGACACGCAGCCCCCCTACAATGGGGCTATAGTTCCTTCCATTGGACGGAGTAGCCGGAGATTCAACTCCAAGAAAGTGTCTCCCAAGGTGCCATCTGGTAGCTACAACATAGCTCAGGTGTCTTACGAGCTAAATGTTCTTGGCACGAGGGGCCCTAGGCGGATGAACTGCATCATGCACTCCATACCGGCCTCGTCGGTTGAGCCCGGCGGCATAGTCCCTGGGCAGCCTGACCAGATCATGCCCCGAGCTCTAGAGGACTCGTTTCGCAGCATGAGCTCCTTCTCCAAGTCATCCATCATGGACCGGTCCACGGATTTCAGCAGCTCCCGTTATTTCAGCAGCTCCCGGTTTTTGTCCGACATCGCCGGAGGTGCGATAAGCCGCGACGAAGACGGAGAGAACAAGGAGAGGCCGCTGGTGCTCCGCAACAAGGTCCCGAGGTGGCACGAGCAGCTGCAGTGCTGGTGCCTCAACTTCCGTGGCCGCGTGACCATCGCCTCGGTGAAGAACTTCCAGCTGATCGCGGCGCCGAGCCAGCCCGCGCCGCCCCCCGCAGGGgcgccgaccccgaccccggccCCGTCGCAGCCCGCCCCGGCGCCGGAGCAGGACAAGATCATCCTGCAGTTCGGCAAGGTGTCCAAGGACATGTTCACCATGGACTACCGCTATCCGCTCTCGGCGTTCCAGGCCTTCGCAATGTGCCTGAGCAGCTTCGACACGAAGCTGGCCTGTGAATAA